A stretch of Clostridium formicaceticum DNA encodes these proteins:
- a CDS encoding cobalamin B12-binding domain-containing protein — MSKWDQLTKAVGELEEKKVIEILHKFINTNPSYEEVQKVIKACQAGMIIVGDCFEKGDYFVGDLIFSGELLAKVIAIVKPFLGNSSSIKKGKIVIGTVQGDLHDIGKNIFKSMVDAAGFEVYDIGIDQPVSAFVNKVREVQPDIVGMSGVLTVALEAMKDTVDGLKEAGLRDDIKVILGGNPVTKEACAYIGGDAYTANAAEGVKICRSWVV; from the coding sequence ATGTCTAAATGGGATCAATTAACGAAAGCAGTAGGAGAATTAGAAGAAAAAAAAGTAATAGAAATACTCCATAAATTTATAAACACGAATCCATCCTATGAAGAAGTGCAGAAAGTCATCAAAGCATGTCAGGCAGGAATGATCATAGTAGGAGATTGTTTTGAAAAAGGTGATTATTTTGTGGGAGATTTAATTTTTTCTGGAGAATTGCTTGCTAAAGTTATCGCTATAGTAAAGCCATTTTTAGGAAACTCTTCTTCAATCAAAAAAGGAAAAATTGTTATAGGTACTGTTCAAGGGGATTTGCATGATATTGGCAAAAACATTTTTAAGAGTATGGTAGATGCTGCTGGATTTGAAGTATATGATATAGGTATAGATCAACCAGTAAGTGCTTTTGTAAATAAAGTAAGGGAAGTGCAGCCAGATATTGTTGGTATGAGTGGTGTTTTGACAGTAGCCTTAGAGGCTATGAAGGATACTGTTGATGGCTTAAAAGAAGCGGGCTTAAGGGATGATATAAAAGTTATTTTAGGTGGTAATCCTGTAACAAAAGAAGCTTGTGCGTATATTGGAGGAGATGCATACACTGCCAATGCAGCTGAAGGAGTGAAAATATGCCGAAGTTGGGTTGTATAA
- a CDS encoding AraC family transcriptional regulator encodes MNNRELILLSIQIIENNLRSKISVIDISKELGFSFYYYCRLFKSITGYSPKSYILARKITESIAELIETDIRIIDLALEFGFGSSEAYTRAFYKIINKNPSEIRRKGTINRQLLLQPITDNELKKFEHALDKEPEVVSLDEIKLVGIPFYYDLSIGNDLTEQWSLLTQNLSVIPNVKKPLEFYQLQFWFPDQDNDNIYFYVAVAVDKLELIPIQLTAKTIPAQTYFKFRHKGLANQVGHTYRYIYEEWLPATDYKLPGHFNFEYYGDEHLGPYNENSISEIYIPIENK; translated from the coding sequence ATGAATAATAGAGAGCTTATTTTATTATCTATCCAAATAATTGAAAATAACCTCAGATCAAAAATATCTGTTATAGACATATCTAAAGAACTAGGGTTTTCTTTCTATTACTATTGTAGGTTGTTCAAATCTATCACGGGTTACTCACCAAAATCATATATATTGGCTAGAAAAATTACTGAGTCGATTGCGGAACTTATTGAAACGGATATACGAATTATTGATTTAGCTCTTGAATTCGGTTTTGGAAGTTCAGAAGCTTATACAAGAGCTTTTTACAAAATTATTAATAAAAATCCCTCAGAAATTCGTAGAAAGGGTACTATTAATAGACAATTGTTACTTCAGCCGATAACTGATAATGAATTGAAAAAATTTGAGCATGCCTTAGATAAAGAACCAGAAGTTGTGTCCTTGGACGAAATAAAGTTGGTGGGAATCCCATTTTACTATGATTTATCAATAGGAAATGATCTGACGGAACAGTGGTCACTGTTAACACAAAATCTTTCCGTTATTCCAAATGTGAAAAAACCCTTAGAATTTTATCAGTTACAATTTTGGTTTCCAGATCAAGATAATGACAACATATATTTTTATGTAGCAGTGGCAGTTGATAAACTTGAATTAATCCCAATTCAATTGACAGCTAAGACCATTCCAGCCCAAACCTACTTTAAGTTTAGACATAAAGGATTAGCCAATCAAGTTGGACATACTTATCGATATATATATGAAGAGTGGTTACCAGCAACTGACTATAAGTTACCAGGGCATTTTAATTTTGAGTATTATGGTGATGAGCATTTGGGACCGTATAATGAAAACTCTATTAGTGAGATTTATATTCCGATTGAAAATAAATAA
- the hypD gene encoding trans-4-hydroxy-L-proline dehydratase, producing the protein MERGMNERIRRLKKNSVNTQPHISIERAVLISEAYEKYEGSVETPVLRALAFKHFMENRTLCINEDELIVGEKGENPQGAPTYPEICCHTLEDFKIMDAREKIFFKVSNEVKQIQAEKIIPYWEKRSIRKKIFDHMTSEWRDCYESGIFTEFMEQRGPGHTVADGKIYKKGFLDFKEDIKRALEKLDFHNDARAFDKKAQLEAMDICCDAIIIYGKRYADYARKLSRIEKDERRQKELLLIAENCDVVPANAPRTFYQALQMYWFVHVGVTTEINTWDAYSPGRLDQHLYPFYKKEVAEGNLTEEKAKELLECFWIKFNNQPAPPKVGITLKESGTYTDFANINTGGVTEDGADGVNDISYLILEVMDELKILQPSSNVQISKKTPHHFLKKACEISRKGWGQPAFYNTDAIIQELLGAGKTIEDARQGGASGCVETGAFGKEAYILTGYFNIPKILELTLYNGFDRISGKQLGLTTGEASDFTTYEALFKAFKKQLKYFIDIKVKGNNVIENIYAKHMPVPFLSVVTDDCILKGMDYNAGGARYNTNYIQGVGIATVTDSLSSIKYNVFDKKKFTMNELIKAMNDNFEGYAAIHNIVLNKTPKYGNDDDYADGIMLEVFNAFYHELNGRGNMKGGKYKIDMLPTTCHVYFGEVMEASPNGRLRGKPLSEGISPEKGADQYGPTAVIKSATKMDHLRTGGTLLNQKFTPSVVAGDEGIENMASLVKAYFNMDGHHIQFNVIDRQTLINAQNNPSEYKDLIVRVAGYSDHFHNLSKVLQDEIIDRTEQGF; encoded by the coding sequence ATGGAAAGAGGAATGAATGAAAGAATAAGAAGACTTAAAAAGAACAGCGTAAATACTCAGCCGCATATTTCTATTGAAAGAGCTGTGTTAATAAGTGAAGCTTATGAAAAATATGAGGGAAGCGTTGAAACCCCTGTACTTAGAGCTCTTGCCTTTAAACACTTTATGGAAAATAGGACTTTATGTATTAATGAAGATGAATTAATCGTTGGAGAAAAGGGGGAAAATCCTCAAGGTGCCCCTACTTATCCAGAAATTTGTTGTCATACGCTAGAAGATTTTAAAATAATGGATGCAAGAGAAAAAATATTCTTTAAGGTAAGCAATGAAGTTAAGCAGATTCAGGCTGAAAAAATAATTCCCTATTGGGAGAAAAGGTCTATTAGAAAAAAGATCTTTGATCATATGACGTCTGAGTGGCGAGATTGTTATGAAAGTGGTATTTTTACAGAATTTATGGAACAACGGGGGCCTGGACATACGGTTGCCGATGGAAAAATATATAAAAAAGGATTTTTGGATTTTAAAGAAGACATAAAAAGAGCATTAGAAAAGCTGGATTTCCATAATGATGCAAGAGCATTTGATAAAAAAGCCCAGCTTGAGGCTATGGATATATGTTGTGATGCGATAATAATTTATGGAAAAAGATACGCTGACTATGCAAGAAAACTTTCAAGGATTGAAAAGGATGAAAGAAGACAAAAAGAACTTTTATTAATAGCTGAAAATTGTGACGTTGTTCCAGCCAATGCCCCTAGGACTTTTTATCAGGCACTTCAAATGTATTGGTTTGTTCACGTAGGAGTTACTACGGAGATTAATACATGGGATGCTTATAGTCCAGGAAGACTTGACCAACATCTTTATCCCTTTTATAAAAAGGAAGTTGCAGAAGGAAATCTAACTGAAGAAAAGGCAAAGGAGCTTTTGGAATGTTTTTGGATTAAATTCAACAATCAACCAGCTCCGCCTAAAGTTGGAATAACCTTAAAAGAAAGTGGAACTTATACTGATTTTGCTAATATAAATACTGGGGGCGTGACAGAAGATGGCGCAGATGGTGTGAATGATATAAGTTACTTAATTTTAGAGGTTATGGATGAACTGAAAATTTTACAACCAAGTTCAAATGTTCAGATCAGCAAAAAAACACCTCACCATTTTTTGAAGAAAGCCTGCGAAATTTCAAGAAAAGGCTGGGGACAGCCTGCATTTTATAATACTGATGCAATTATTCAAGAACTTCTTGGAGCAGGAAAAACCATTGAAGACGCAAGACAAGGAGGTGCCAGTGGCTGCGTTGAAACAGGAGCATTTGGAAAAGAAGCCTATATATTAACTGGATACTTCAATATTCCCAAAATACTAGAGCTGACATTATATAACGGCTTTGATAGAATATCTGGAAAGCAGCTTGGACTTACCACTGGAGAAGCGTCGGATTTTACTACCTATGAAGCACTATTTAAAGCATTCAAAAAGCAGTTAAAATATTTTATCGATATAAAGGTCAAAGGAAACAATGTTATTGAAAATATATACGCAAAGCATATGCCAGTTCCTTTTTTATCAGTTGTAACCGATGATTGTATACTGAAGGGAATGGATTATAATGCTGGAGGGGCAAGGTACAATACAAATTATATTCAAGGCGTTGGAATAGCTACTGTAACTGATAGCTTATCCTCTATAAAATATAATGTATTTGATAAGAAAAAGTTTACTATGAATGAACTTATAAAAGCCATGAATGATAATTTTGAAGGATATGCAGCCATTCATAATATTGTGCTAAATAAAACTCCTAAATATGGAAACGACGATGATTATGCTGATGGCATCATGCTGGAGGTATTTAATGCTTTTTATCATGAATTAAATGGAAGAGGCAATATGAAAGGTGGGAAATATAAAATAGATATGCTTCCTACAACATGCCATGTTTATTTTGGTGAAGTAATGGAAGCTAGCCCAAACGGAAGACTTCGAGGAAAACCTCTTTCTGAAGGAATTTCTCCTGAAAAAGGGGCAGATCAATATGGCCCTACGGCAGTAATAAAATCAGCAACAAAGATGGATCATTTAAGAACAGGAGGAACCCTTTTAAATCAGAAATTTACGCCATCTGTCGTTGCAGGTGATGAAGGAATAGAAAATATGGCTTCTCTTGTTAAGGCGTATTTTAATATGGATGGTCACCATATTCAATTTAACGTAATAGATAGGCAAACCCTAATAAATGCACAAAACAATCCAAGCGAATATAAAGATCTTATTGTAAGAGTTGCTGGATATAGTGATCACTTCCATAATTTAAGTAAGGTACTTCAAGATGAAATCATCGATAGGACAGAACAAGGGTTTTAG
- a CDS encoding trans-4-hydroxy-L-proline dehydratase activase, producing the protein MNRALITNIQKYSVHDGPGIRTTVFFKGCPLKCMWCHNPESQSYYKQMMYNKEKCNLCGECKRRCSNGAIHIEAEKINVEFKKCNFCENCVEFCINNAREIVGQEYTTSELMKEIEKDKIFYEQSGGGLTLSGGEVMHQIDFVHEIARQCKAKGIFVAIDTCGYISFHHFEKVLEYVDVFLYDLKLMNSQKHEKYTGVPNEMILENLKKLSEKGAKIHLRLPLIEGVNTDNENVNAIVDFIKNLNIIHINLLPYHEIGSDKYKRLNMKYEYDLMKKPSDERLQEIKRLFEKNNFKVKIGG; encoded by the coding sequence GTGAATAGAGCCTTAATTACAAACATACAAAAATATTCTGTTCATGATGGTCCAGGGATAAGAACAACAGTATTTTTTAAAGGTTGCCCTTTAAAATGCATGTGGTGTCATAATCCAGAAAGTCAATCCTATTATAAGCAGATGATGTACAATAAAGAAAAATGCAATTTATGTGGAGAGTGTAAAAGGAGATGCAGTAATGGTGCTATTCATATAGAAGCAGAAAAAATTAATGTAGAGTTTAAAAAGTGTAATTTTTGTGAAAACTGTGTAGAGTTTTGTATAAACAATGCACGTGAAATAGTGGGACAAGAATATACAACAAGTGAACTTATGAAGGAAATTGAAAAGGATAAAATTTTTTATGAACAGTCAGGTGGTGGACTAACGCTTTCGGGAGGAGAAGTTATGCACCAAATAGATTTTGTTCATGAAATTGCAAGACAGTGCAAGGCCAAAGGAATTTTTGTTGCTATTGATACATGTGGGTATATAAGCTTTCATCATTTTGAAAAAGTATTAGAGTATGTAGATGTATTTTTATATGATCTAAAGTTAATGAATTCGCAAAAACATGAAAAATATACAGGTGTACCTAATGAGATGATTCTTGAAAATCTAAAAAAACTTTCTGAAAAAGGTGCAAAGATTCATTTAAGGCTTCCACTAATAGAAGGTGTAAATACAGACAATGAAAATGTAAATGCTATAGTGGATTTTATTAAAAACCTTAATATAATACATATAAATTTATTGCCATATCATGAAATTGGCAGTGATAAATATAAAAGGCTAAATATGAAATATGAATATGATTTAATGAAAAAACCTAGCGATGAAAGGCTTCAAGAAATAAAAAGGTTATTTGAAAAAAACAACTTTAAAGTTAAAATAGGGGGATGA
- a CDS encoding TetR/AcrR family transcriptional regulator, which produces MAQYRKGMDTKHKILFVSKKLFVENGYIDTSCKRICEEADVNLGLIHYHYKSKKNIASIIYTYFLIEVKDFVKRIMSEKFHNYELKYATAVENWIFINLLLSDERYKRFYYELCKENFLIDENTKIIEFFYKLHVNTYNLNITTNEVKLIRVANAALTMGLVAKYVENYFDMTLDQLCEYKIRNMYRFMKLKEDQIDDIVNVSYDTYKKINVKLTDYFKLTEEV; this is translated from the coding sequence ATGGCACAGTATAGAAAAGGAATGGATACTAAACATAAAATTTTATTTGTTTCAAAAAAGTTATTTGTAGAAAATGGGTACATCGATACTTCCTGTAAAAGAATTTGCGAAGAAGCTGATGTAAATTTAGGACTAATTCATTATCATTATAAGAGCAAGAAAAATATTGCTTCTATTATTTATACTTATTTTCTTATTGAAGTGAAGGATTTCGTGAAGAGAATAATGAGTGAAAAATTTCATAATTATGAATTAAAATATGCAACAGCTGTTGAAAATTGGATTTTTATTAATTTACTTTTAAGTGATGAACGCTATAAAAGATTCTATTATGAACTATGTAAAGAAAACTTTTTAATAGATGAGAATACAAAGATTATTGAATTTTTTTATAAGTTGCATGTCAATACTTATAATTTAAATATCACTACAAATGAGGTAAAATTGATTCGTGTTGCAAATGCAGCACTTACTATGGGGTTAGTGGCAAAATATGTGGAAAATTATTTTGATATGACACTGGATCAACTATGTGAATATAAAATACGAAATATGTATCGTTTTATGAAATTAAAAGAGGATCAAATTGATGATATCGTTAACGTTTCATACGATACCTATAAAAAAATTAATGTTAAATTGACAGATTACTTTAAATTAACTGAGGAAGTTTAA
- a CDS encoding uroporphyrinogen decarboxylase family protein → MTDIKQLQKDRQQLFTDLYEGRIPKRVPIMYNIGWEAAIQLAGYDLKQAQWDNSVVYDVYDKVCSRLYGDLVPVAMTLRNPMHYQMLGSKAIIMSSSGQMQHPEIACLETSEYDEFIQDPYKMMVDKLLPRLYKALDVSPGQRALVLGKAFKAYNDEGAFYGATVGKIVEKYGYATIITHGFGEAPFDFLADFLRSFSGINMDVRRMPEKVIAACEAITPHMIKLLVHMNPNPSILKKAFIPLHMAPYLNQKQFEKFYWPTFRKVIEAMVEAGQGIDLFVEHDWMRYIDYLADLPGRIRMRFEYGDPKIIKEKLGGKHIISGLYPLTLLKTATKEQCIDKAKELIDILAPGGGYMFEFDKSALSMDDVNIDNLIAVTEYIRDHATY, encoded by the coding sequence ATGACAGATATCAAGCAACTCCAAAAGGACAGACAACAGCTATTTACAGATTTATATGAAGGCAGGATACCTAAAAGAGTACCTATTATGTACAATATAGGTTGGGAAGCAGCGATACAACTTGCAGGTTACGATTTAAAACAAGCACAGTGGGATAATAGTGTTGTTTATGACGTATATGATAAAGTCTGTTCAAGACTTTATGGAGATTTAGTGCCTGTGGCAATGACACTTCGAAACCCTATGCATTATCAGATGTTGGGATCTAAAGCCATTATTATGTCTAGTTCAGGACAAATGCAGCATCCTGAGATCGCATGCTTAGAAACATCGGAATATGATGAATTTATTCAAGATCCTTACAAAATGATGGTGGATAAACTATTGCCAAGGTTATATAAGGCATTGGACGTATCCCCAGGGCAAAGAGCTCTTGTTTTAGGAAAAGCATTTAAAGCATATAACGATGAAGGCGCTTTTTATGGTGCTACAGTAGGAAAAATTGTTGAAAAGTATGGTTACGCTACAATCATTACTCATGGTTTTGGAGAGGCTCCTTTTGACTTTTTAGCTGACTTTTTACGTTCCTTCTCAGGAATCAATATGGATGTGAGAAGAATGCCTGAAAAAGTGATAGCAGCTTGTGAAGCCATTACCCCGCACATGATTAAGTTATTAGTGCACATGAATCCAAACCCATCTATTTTAAAGAAAGCTTTTATACCATTACATATGGCACCTTATCTAAATCAGAAACAGTTTGAAAAGTTCTATTGGCCAACCTTTAGAAAGGTTATTGAGGCTATGGTTGAAGCTGGTCAAGGCATAGACCTGTTTGTAGAACACGACTGGATGAGATATATTGATTATCTTGCGGATCTTCCTGGCAGAATTAGAATGAGATTTGAATATGGTGATCCTAAAATCATTAAGGAAAAACTCGGAGGAAAACATATCATATCTGGACTCTATCCACTAACATTGCTTAAAACTGCTACGAAAGAGCAATGTATTGACAAAGCTAAGGAGTTAATAGATATTTTGGCACCTGGCGGTGGATATATGTTTGAATTTGATAAGTCTGCTTTAAGTATGGATGATGTTAATATAGATAACTTGATTGCAGTAACCGAATATATTAGAGATCACGCAACCTATTAA
- a CDS encoding MFS transporter codes for MENISKSSSTSLKKSIINLYGLPSFGFQLFVNMEVFYFAAFLTDFAKIPVALVGTILMITSIFDIVWVPTAGVILEKSNFKFGGKYRSWLLVGPPLAALFFVFQFIKIGPANINAIIICIGFIVSHLIWNIYYGAHIAMNNSMTTIREERISMASNRGMFNSLGAIGFSLIGFKMATAIGAYMGNPAVGFTLTVVFTGAVMILSNWCLYAITKDYAHSGTTAESAKKEDKMSTGEMLKQIVINPPLIGLMLAELGRYLGRFVIFGLAFYYFKYVVNNVAIITIFMTGLNVVCFFGAMLTAPLAKKFGERNTYILSLALFIIGLMAVWALPMNYLSFMIVMFVAYLGYGMPDALGVAMYSATVDYGEWKTGKNARGFIMSLISFPIKVAIFVRSIVITAVLASAGYVADMAATPELIRGIKNGIALVPSIFIGIGLIIILVLYKITPENLKQMQEEIAARK; via the coding sequence ATGGAAAATATAAGTAAGTCTTCAAGCACATCTTTAAAAAAATCCATCATCAATTTATATGGATTACCATCTTTTGGTTTTCAATTGTTTGTAAACATGGAAGTTTTTTATTTTGCTGCATTTTTAACAGACTTTGCAAAGATTCCTGTAGCTTTAGTTGGAACAATCTTAATGATTACAAGTATCTTCGATATTGTTTGGGTACCTACTGCAGGCGTTATCCTAGAAAAGAGCAATTTTAAATTTGGTGGTAAGTATCGATCATGGTTATTAGTAGGTCCTCCCTTGGCTGCATTGTTTTTCGTTTTCCAATTTATAAAGATAGGCCCAGCAAATATTAACGCTATTATCATCTGTATAGGTTTTATTGTCAGTCATTTGATTTGGAATATTTATTATGGCGCACATATTGCCATGAATAATTCTATGACGACGATAAGAGAAGAAAGAATATCTATGGCATCAAACCGAGGCATGTTTAATTCACTAGGAGCTATCGGATTCTCACTAATTGGTTTTAAAATGGCTACTGCTATAGGTGCATATATGGGTAATCCAGCTGTTGGCTTTACGCTTACAGTAGTATTTACAGGAGCTGTTATGATTCTTTCTAACTGGTGCTTGTATGCTATAACAAAAGATTATGCACATTCTGGAACGACTGCAGAATCAGCTAAAAAAGAAGATAAAATGTCTACTGGTGAAATGTTAAAGCAAATTGTTATCAATCCACCATTGATCGGACTTATGCTGGCTGAGTTAGGAAGATACTTAGGAAGATTCGTTATTTTTGGTTTAGCATTCTACTACTTTAAATATGTTGTTAATAATGTAGCAATAATAACCATATTTATGACAGGACTAAATGTAGTTTGTTTCTTTGGCGCTATGCTTACAGCACCTCTAGCTAAAAAATTCGGTGAAAGAAACACATACATTTTATCTCTAGCTTTATTTATCATCGGGTTAATGGCTGTTTGGGCATTGCCAATGAATTACTTATCATTCATGATCGTTATGTTTGTAGCCTATTTAGGTTATGGTATGCCGGATGCTTTAGGGGTAGCAATGTATTCTGCTACTGTAGACTATGGTGAATGGAAGACTGGAAAAAATGCCCGTGGATTTATCATGTCTTTAATCAGTTTTCCTATAAAAGTAGCAATTTTTGTAAGAAGTATTGTTATAACAGCTGTATTAGCTTCTGCTGGTTATGTTGCAGATATGGCAGCTACACCTGAGTTGATACGAGGAATTAAAAATGGTATTGCATTAGTTCCTTCTATATTTATTGGCATAGGATTAATTATTATACTGGTATTATACAAAATTACACCAGAAAACTTAAAGCAGATGCAAGAAGAAATTGCTGCTCGTAAATAA
- a CDS encoding SAM-dependent methyltransferase, whose amino-acid sequence MELKLIGKINNTHGFKIDIDEAYKEALTAMDGFGHLIVLWWANQMDNPDMRKIMATEKPYKAGPDTIGIFATRSSFRPNPICISVIDVKGIDYNRGIIYTSYIDAEDGTPVLDIKPYYPCSDVVRETKLPEWCAGLPSCIEDSANFDWSNYFNF is encoded by the coding sequence ATGGAATTAAAATTAATAGGTAAAATTAATAATACTCATGGTTTCAAAATTGATATTGATGAAGCCTACAAAGAAGCACTAACAGCAATGGATGGATTTGGGCATTTGATTGTCCTTTGGTGGGCAAATCAGATGGATAATCCAGATATGCGTAAAATTATGGCCACAGAAAAACCATATAAGGCAGGACCAGATACCATAGGAATATTTGCAACCAGATCATCATTTAGGCCCAATCCAATTTGTATAAGCGTTATTGATGTTAAAGGTATTGATTATAACCGCGGAATCATATATACTTCGTATATAGATGCAGAGGATGGAACACCAGTCCTTGATATCAAGCCATATTACCCATGTTCTGATGTAGTAAGAGAGACAAAATTACCAGAGTGGTGTGCAGGCTTACCAAGTTGTATTGAAGATTCAGCTAATTTTGATTGGAGTAATTATTTTAATTTCTAA
- a CDS encoding helix-turn-helix domain-containing protein, whose product MDCSKIGALIISLRKEKNMTQKDIAEKLNISDKTISKWERGIGCPDVALLGDLSKILGVNIEKILLGDLEEKDTDGGNMKRIKFYVCKNCSNVITSTSEAEISCCGRKLVPLIAKPEDESHKVNVTDIENDYYIEMYHEMSKTHYISFVAFVSFDKVLLIKLYPEQNAELRIPKIQRGKLYTYCSQHGLWVKGV is encoded by the coding sequence ATGGATTGTAGTAAAATAGGAGCATTGATTATAAGTTTACGTAAAGAAAAGAACATGACCCAGAAAGACATTGCTGAGAAGTTGAATATAAGCGACAAGACCATTTCCAAATGGGAGCGTGGTATAGGCTGCCCTGATGTGGCATTACTCGGTGACCTTTCCAAAATATTAGGTGTTAACATCGAAAAGATTTTATTAGGTGATTTAGAAGAAAAAGATACGGATGGTGGTAATATGAAACGAATTAAATTCTACGTATGCAAAAACTGTAGTAATGTTATAACCAGTACAAGTGAGGCTGAAATCTCCTGTTGTGGCAGAAAGTTAGTACCTTTGATTGCAAAGCCCGAAGATGAATCTCATAAAGTAAATGTCACCGATATAGAAAATGACTACTATATTGAAATGTATCATGAAATGAGTAAAACTCATTACATTTCATTTGTTGCATTTGTCTCTTTTGACAAGGTACTACTTATAAAACTATATCCTGAACAAAATGCTGAATTACGAATTCCCAAAATTCAACGAGGAAAGCTCTACACTTATTGCAGCCAGCATGGCTTATGGGTGAAAGGAGTATGA
- a CDS encoding DEAD/DEAH box helicase, protein MNKKFEEFNLKQFILENLETEGIENPTEIQADSIPHILEGKDVIGKAKTGTGKTLAYLIPMIEKIDPKKKELQMLVLAPSRELSLQIHREAEHVVKNTNITAMPLVEGMDINRQLDKLKSKPQLIIATPGKLVHIIGLKKIKMHGVKMIALDEVDQMLERGLQEKVHAVIDTTLKDRQLVSFSATLSKDALSILQSLMKKPQYISLDNAKPVPSKIKHLYIVSKALKKTGTLAELMQVLKPAKSLVFINRNENVDRFVRELKSLGLSVGGIQTRTKNQDRQHILTTFNKGELKVLVTTDIFTRGMDFRNVSHIFNMDLPLNPIDYLHRAGRTGRMGKEGVVYNIVRDREKFIMYKMMKVLNIDVTPVGILNGKITAVEEIIHSKKTSISRKNPKTDVRRK, encoded by the coding sequence GTGAATAAAAAATTTGAAGAATTTAATCTTAAACAATTTATATTAGAAAATCTTGAAACAGAGGGGATTGAGAATCCTACCGAGATACAAGCCGATTCTATTCCCCATATTTTAGAGGGTAAGGACGTGATAGGTAAGGCCAAAACAGGCACAGGAAAAACCCTGGCTTATTTAATACCAATGATAGAAAAAATCGACCCTAAGAAGAAAGAGCTTCAAATGCTTGTCTTGGCTCCGAGTAGAGAGCTTAGCCTTCAAATTCATAGAGAAGCAGAGCATGTTGTTAAAAATACAAATATTACTGCAATGCCGTTGGTTGAGGGAATGGATATTAATCGACAGCTGGACAAATTAAAAAGCAAGCCTCAGCTTATTATAGCCACTCCTGGAAAGCTAGTACATATTATCGGATTAAAAAAGATAAAAATGCATGGTGTAAAGATGATCGCCTTAGATGAGGTTGATCAAATGCTGGAGCGAGGACTACAAGAAAAGGTACATGCAGTGATTGATACTACGTTAAAGGATAGACAGTTGGTAAGCTTTTCTGCCACCCTTTCAAAGGATGCCTTAAGTATTCTTCAATCTTTAATGAAAAAGCCCCAATATATATCTTTAGACAATGCTAAGCCTGTCCCATCAAAAATTAAGCATTTATATATAGTAAGTAAGGCATTAAAAAAAACGGGGACTTTGGCAGAGCTTATGCAAGTATTAAAACCAGCTAAATCTTTGGTTTTTATCAATAGAAATGAAAACGTGGATAGATTTGTAAGGGAATTAAAATCCCTTGGATTATCTGTTGGAGGCATACAAACAAGGACGAAAAATCAAGATCGTCAACATATCTTAACTACTTTTAACAAGGGTGAGCTTAAGGTATTAGTTACAACAGATATATTTACTAGGGGAATGGATTTCAGAAATGTATCTCATATATTCAATATGGATTTACCTCTAAATCCAATTGACTACCTCCATAGGGCTGGTCGTACGGGTAGGATGGGTAAAGAGGGTGTAGTCTACAATATTGTGAGAGATCGGGAAAAGTTCATCATGTATAAAATGATGAAGGTTTTAAATATAGATGTCACACCTGTCGGTATATTGAACGGAAAGATTACAGCCGTTGAAGAAATTATACATAGCAAAAAAACATCAATAAGTAGGAAAAACCCTAAGACAGATGTGAGGAGAAAATAG